The Centroberyx gerrardi isolate f3 chromosome 19, fCenGer3.hap1.cur.20231027, whole genome shotgun sequence genome has a segment encoding these proteins:
- the LOC139915037 gene encoding nuclear factor 7, ovary-like gives MAEKTAVFESYLNCHVCSETFRDPVSLSCHHSFCSSCLQKFWEQAKNKNCPICKRKSSKAELDVNFALKELPDSYVGRQKAGSSEMDKGEDEVQVVCSKHPEVPKWFCKEEQKAVCPVCEFPDHHGHKVVPLEEAVSDLKEQLKSDLKSLQDKRNKYEEVERKYNEVNQHSKKQLVATERQITAEFHKLHQFLKEEEEARLAALREEEEQRGKTVAREMKIIQEKMSSLSDSISAAEEDLQKHNVPFLTSYKPTQTSARAQCSLPDPQLDPQLVSGALVDVAKHLGNLSFRVWEKMKGKVKFSPVILDPNTASPWLSLSDDLTSVRRGDTEQQLPDNPERNTKHPIVVGSEGFSSGKHSWEVEVGDHPSWTVGLAKEAVDRKGERNASPEYGLWCLKHRSGKYTNGLGETFTVKQSLQRIRVQLDYDRGKLSFYDSDDKTRIYTHRDTFTEKLYPYFNVGKAGDAKTTDIKVCQAEASL, from the coding sequence ATGGCTGAGAAAACTGCTGTTTTTGAAAGTTACTTGAATTGCCATGTGTGTTCAGAGACTTTCAGAGATCCTGTGTCTCTGAGCTGCCACCACAGCTTCTGTTCCAGCTGCCTGCAAAAATTCTGGGaacaagctaaaaacaagaacTGTCCCATTTGTAAAAGAAAATCCTCAAAGGCTGAACTAGATGTGAACTTTGCACTGAAGGAACTACCTGACTCCTATGTTGGGAGACAGAAAGCTGGGTCATCTGAGATGGATAAAGGAGAGGACGAAGTGCAGGTGGTGTGTAGTAAACATCCAGAAGTGCCTAAATGGTTCTGTAAGGAGGAACAGAAagctgtgtgtcctgtctgtgaGTTCCCTGACCATCACGGTCACAAAGTGGTTCCTCTAGAAGAAGCAGTCAGTGACCTGAAGGAGCAGCTGAAATCTGACCTAAAGTCTCTACAGGACAAGAGGAACAAATACGAGGAGGTTGAAAGGAAATACAACGAAGTGAATCAACACTCCAAGAAGCAGCTGGTggccacagagaggcagatcaCAGCAGAGTTCCACAAGCTCCACCAGTtcctgaaagaggaagaggaggccagacTGGCGgctctgagggaggaagaggagcagagggggaagACTGTCGCCAGAGAGATGAAGATCATTCAGGAGAAGATgtcctctctctcagacagtaTCTCTGCTGCTGAAGAAGACCTGCAGAAACACAATGTTCCGTTCCTCACCAGTTATAAACCCACTCAGACCAGCGCCAGAGCCCAGTGCTCACTGCCGGATCCACAACTGGATCCACAACTTGTGTCAGGAGCGCTGGTAGATGTGGCCAAACACCTTGGCAACCTGTCCTTCAGAGTCTGGGAGAAGATGAAGGGGAAGGTCAAGTTCAGTCCAGTcattctggacccaaacactgcAAGCCcctggctctctctgtctgatgacctgaccagtgtgagacgtggagacacagagcagcagctcccTGACAACCCAGAGAGAAACACTAAGCATCCTATTGTTGTGGGATCTGAAGGCTTCAGCTCAGGGAAACACagctgggaggtggaggtgggagatCATCCTAGCTGGACTGTGGGTTTGGCTAAAGAGGCAGTTGAcaggaagggggagagaaatGCCTCACCAGAATATGGATTATGGTGTTTAAAGCATCGCAGTGGAAAATACACTAATGGACTTGGTGAGACCTTCACAGTGAAGCAGAGTCTCCAGAGGATCAGAGTCCAGCTGGACTATGACAGGGGGAAGCTGTCCTTCTACGACTCTGATGACAAGACTCGCATCTACACTCACAGAGACACtttcactgagaaactctacccatATTTCAATGTTGGAAAGGCTGGTGATGCCAAGACCACTGATATCAAAGTCTGTCAAGCTGAGGCTTCTCTGTGA